From a single Oscillospiraceae bacterium genomic region:
- a CDS encoding cation-transporting P-type ATPase, producing the protein MGWHDIRLSEVASQLKTDTAVGLSSAAARQRAKKYGRNRYEPVPQKIEKPFIKALLRPEILLFVIGAAFCAIADKNVLWAILILVIAAADLIFGLARNGRIRQVRTQLAGSIRRRATVIRDGRRLEVYAEFLVPGDLIFVTAGDVIPADARLVSASGLFCDESALFGLGRLTRKDHMAVVREDDPTDGRINMIYSGCGVTEGSAFAIVTATGKRTECARLRSRIVMPPESRSPLEITLYHSQTILSITALVLGVAALLLPRFFPNALTYTGAFSTVLLAVGIMMGFELTTEMRFGLCTEALELADNGMTFRNPADIEKSADLSMVCSDIDVLYAKKRMKVVRVWTQLGAKAYDPDDEDQAAVLRLAALGLGCEFDADNVPVYRGRDAKTTAILTAVEENGGLFRLFTDFNRVLGTGDGEITAAAILYGKVKLAVAVGSAAALLPHCDEPLLDAREAVVEMQKGAAEVIAVAVKKLRIESESDGEEFMAAGLIAVQNELTAGLPQYCEELYQNGITPMILTSKSKTVTEAYARTLGVLCVGEKVVSAGEANTSDSAVRAYADCSVRDCIKIIKQYRTHGETVSVIGSECAQNNLLDASDLGVAAADACDMIRQKSGLVLSADTNREFMEAVRKSRRCVSAVKNGALFSVTVAGAVFATLVTIFLAGRTAFEAAAALLIFAAAKFFLVPNIRKQEFKETAGNPGPKYNHASATHALLISIYIAVASIGFSFINTGAEKAGSFIALACGTCVAALCLADEKTLFKSSLFANKGLLAWVFGSFWVFALIGYLLLETGAAYPFWALVAAVGVLPFSEIVKAIFRQKEEKNQ; encoded by the coding sequence ATGGGATGGCACGATATTCGGCTCTCTGAGGTCGCTTCTCAGCTCAAGACCGACACCGCCGTGGGTCTTTCTTCGGCGGCGGCAAGACAACGTGCCAAAAAATACGGGCGCAACCGGTATGAACCTGTACCGCAGAAGATTGAAAAACCGTTTATAAAAGCGCTTTTGCGTCCGGAAATACTGCTTTTCGTCATCGGTGCGGCTTTTTGTGCCATTGCCGATAAAAATGTATTATGGGCGATATTGATATTGGTAATTGCGGCAGCCGATTTGATTTTTGGGCTGGCGCGAAACGGCAGGATCCGGCAAGTCCGCACACAGCTGGCGGGATCGATCCGCAGAAGGGCAACCGTAATCCGCGACGGCAGACGGTTGGAGGTCTATGCCGAATTCCTCGTGCCGGGCGATTTGATCTTTGTTACGGCGGGCGACGTGATTCCGGCGGATGCGCGGCTGGTTTCGGCGTCGGGATTGTTCTGCGATGAGTCGGCTTTATTCGGATTGGGGCGGCTGACCCGTAAAGATCATATGGCTGTTGTGCGGGAGGACGACCCGACGGACGGGCGCATCAATATGATTTACAGCGGCTGCGGGGTGACCGAGGGCAGTGCTTTTGCAATTGTGACCGCGACGGGCAAACGAACCGAATGTGCGCGGCTGCGTTCCCGGATTGTGATGCCGCCCGAGAGCCGTTCCCCGCTTGAAATAACCTTGTACCACAGCCAAACCATACTCTCCATAACGGCGCTCGTGTTGGGGGTGGCGGCGCTTTTACTACCGCGATTTTTCCCCAATGCCCTGACTTATACGGGGGCGTTTTCGACGGTGCTGCTTGCGGTCGGAATTATGATGGGCTTTGAACTGACAACCGAGATGCGGTTCGGATTATGCACTGAAGCGTTGGAACTTGCAGATAACGGGATGACCTTTCGCAATCCCGCCGATATCGAAAAAAGCGCCGATTTATCGATGGTCTGTTCGGATATCGATGTGCTGTATGCAAAGAAGCGGATGAAGGTGGTCAGGGTTTGGACCCAATTGGGGGCGAAAGCTTATGACCCCGATGACGAGGATCAGGCGGCGGTGCTGCGGTTGGCCGCATTGGGACTCGGATGTGAATTTGACGCTGACAACGTGCCTGTTTACCGGGGCAGAGACGCCAAGACCACGGCGATTTTAACCGCTGTCGAGGAAAACGGCGGGTTGTTCCGGCTGTTTACTGATTTTAATCGGGTATTGGGCACCGGAGACGGTGAGATCACGGCAGCGGCGATTCTGTACGGAAAAGTAAAACTCGCAGTGGCTGTCGGAAGTGCGGCGGCACTTTTGCCCCATTGTGACGAACCGCTGCTTGACGCGCGTGAGGCCGTCGTCGAGATGCAAAAGGGCGCTGCGGAAGTTATCGCGGTGGCCGTGAAAAAGCTGCGAATCGAAAGCGAATCGGATGGGGAAGAATTTATGGCAGCTGGGTTGATCGCCGTGCAGAATGAACTGACTGCCGGACTGCCGCAATATTGCGAAGAACTTTATCAAAACGGAATTACGCCGATGATTTTGACTTCAAAAAGCAAGACTGTGACCGAGGCTTATGCCCGTACGCTCGGCGTGCTGTGTGTGGGTGAAAAGGTGGTCTCTGCCGGTGAGGCGAATACATCCGATTCGGCGGTACGCGCTTATGCCGACTGCTCCGTGCGTGACTGCATAAAAATCATAAAACAATATCGTACACATGGTGAGACCGTGTCGGTAATCGGCTCGGAGTGTGCACAAAACAATCTTTTAGACGCATCCGATTTGGGCGTCGCAGCAGCCGATGCCTGCGACATGATTCGCCAAAAATCCGGATTGGTGCTCTCTGCGGACACCAATCGGGAGTTTATGGAAGCGGTACGCAAATCCCGGCGCTGTGTATCAGCTGTGAAAAATGGCGCGTTGTTCAGTGTCACCGTTGCCGGTGCGGTTTTTGCAACGCTGGTTACGATATTTCTGGCCGGAAGAACCGCATTTGAAGCAGCGGCTGCCCTGTTGATTTTTGCCGCGGCAAAGTTCTTTTTGGTACCGAATATTCGAAAGCAGGAATTTAAAGAAACCGCAGGGAACCCGGGTCCCAAATACAATCACGCCTCAGCGACGCACGCTTTATTGATTTCGATATACATAGCCGTTGCTTCTATCGGGTTTTCATTTATCAATACAGGCGCCGAAAAAGCCGGCAGTTTTATCGCCCTTGCCTGCGGCACCTGCGTTGCCGCGCTGTGTCTTGCAGACGAAAAGACGCTTTTCAAGAGTTCGCTGTTTGCAAACAAAGGTCTTTTGGCCTGGGTCTTCGGGTCGTTTTGGGTTTTTGCGCTGATTGGGTATCTGCTGCTTGAAACCGGTGCGGCTTATCCGTTTTGGGCACTTGTCGCAGCGGTTGGTGTGCTGCCGTTTTCGGAGATTGTTAAGGCGATTTTCAGGCAGAAAGAGGAGAAGAACCAATAA
- a CDS encoding YifB family Mg chelatase-like AAA ATPase, translating into MISVFSFGTFGMDSYVVRVEADYAKGLFSFEVVGLPDAAVQESKERVKAAIRNSGFEMPIGHYVVNLSPADVKKAGPMYDLPILMAILADSGQIEFDVKANAFIGELSLDGELRPVRGIVGMLIAARQAGFKNVFIPEGNRDEGGAIEGITVYPSKSVNQIYAHLKGGPQIEPALFLEENDSESAFLDFSEVKGQYEAKRALEIAVAGAHNVLMIGPPGSGKSMLAKRIPTIMPPMTLDESLETTKIYSLAGQLQGGASLIKTRPFRAPHHTISTVGLSGGGKIPGPGEISLAHNGILFLDEFPEFSRQAMEVLRQPIEDGTVMISRASGSVRFPCNLMLVAAMNPCPCGFFGHPSKKCICSVSAVERYLAKLSGPMLDRIDIHIEVPQVEYEQLSSKSGEEKSAEIAKRVMKAREIQRERFGDACRNNANMTPALLEKYCALDSKADELMHRAFDRLGLSARGHDRLLKVARTIADLDSSEVIKPDHIAEAVQYRGLERKYWHRQGL; encoded by the coding sequence ATGATCTCGGTGTTTTCGTTTGGCACGTTCGGCATGGACAGTTATGTGGTGCGGGTTGAGGCGGATTATGCCAAAGGCCTGTTCTCGTTTGAAGTCGTCGGCTTACCCGACGCCGCCGTGCAGGAATCAAAGGAGCGGGTCAAAGCGGCCATTCGCAACAGCGGATTCGAGATGCCCATCGGACACTATGTGGTCAACCTCTCGCCTGCCGACGTTAAAAAGGCCGGGCCGATGTATGATTTGCCGATTTTAATGGCCATTCTGGCCGACAGCGGGCAGATCGAATTTGATGTCAAAGCCAATGCTTTTATCGGCGAACTCTCGCTCGACGGTGAACTGCGCCCGGTGCGGGGCATTGTCGGCATGCTGATCGCGGCGCGTCAGGCAGGTTTTAAAAACGTATTCATCCCCGAGGGCAACCGCGACGAGGGCGGCGCCATTGAGGGTATCACGGTGTACCCGTCAAAAAGCGTCAACCAAATTTATGCGCACCTCAAAGGCGGACCGCAGATTGAACCCGCCTTGTTTTTAGAGGAAAATGACTCCGAGAGCGCGTTTTTGGACTTTTCCGAAGTCAAGGGGCAATATGAGGCTAAGCGGGCGCTGGAGATCGCGGTGGCCGGCGCGCATAATGTTTTGATGATCGGCCCGCCCGGCAGCGGCAAGAGCATGCTGGCCAAGCGGATTCCGACAATCATGCCGCCGATGACCCTCGACGAGTCGCTCGAGACAACCAAAATTTATTCACTGGCTGGACAGTTACAAGGCGGTGCAAGTTTGATTAAGACAAGGCCGTTCCGTGCGCCGCATCACACGATTTCGACGGTGGGTCTTTCGGGCGGCGGCAAAATTCCGGGGCCGGGTGAAATTTCATTGGCGCACAACGGCATATTGTTTTTGGATGAGTTTCCGGAATTTTCGCGGCAGGCCATGGAAGTGCTGCGCCAGCCTATCGAGGACGGTACCGTCATGATCTCACGGGCCAGCGGCAGCGTGCGGTTTCCCTGCAATCTGATGCTGGTCGCGGCGATGAACCCCTGTCCCTGCGGATTTTTCGGGCATCCGAGTAAAAAGTGTATCTGCTCGGTCAGCGCGGTCGAGCGATATTTAGCGAAGCTGTCGGGGCCGATGCTCGACCGGATTGACATTCACATCGAAGTGCCGCAGGTGGAATATGAGCAGTTATCTTCGAAATCGGGCGAGGAAAAAAGCGCCGAGATCGCAAAACGCGTGATGAAGGCGCGGGAAATTCAACGGGAGCGGTTCGGGGACGCTTGCAGAAATAACGCCAACATGACTCCCGCCCTGCTTGAAAAATACTGTGCGCTCGATTCCAAGGCCGACGAATTGATGCATCGTGCGTTTGACCGGCTCGGGTTGTCGGCGCGCGGACATGACCGTCTTTTAAAAGTGGCGCGAACCATCGCGGATTTGGATTCCAGTGAGGTAATAAAACCCGACCACATCGCCGAGGCGGTGCAGTATCGGGGGTTGGAACGGAAATATTGGCACAGGCAGGGGCTGTGA